The genomic stretch GGGAAAGCCCTCAGAGGCATTTAGCACAGCACTCCTCAGATGAGGGAAATGACACCTGGGAAGATTAAGTCATACACGTAGTATAGAGCTCAGTATGGACATTGAAAAATAATGCATTATGTGATACATGacaaaaatgtaaaaggaaaacTGGTAAAAGCATGTTGTCCATCTCAGCAAAGAGGTGAAGGAGAGTTAAAGGATTTCTTTTTAGGACATAGCcaatttgttgatttgtttggCTTGACTCAGCTTTTTGGTTACAAGGGAGGACTTCAGTGGAGAGGGTGAGtcagtaacagtaatatttttaaagcacaaataaaagtttttaagATAGTACACATAATTTAGGCCACATCTGACTGACTCTGGTAGCATCGTTTCAACATGATACATCTATTTAGAAAATATAGCTAAATGATATACTCATGGATATTTGATGAATCTGGTTGGATTATGCTCCTTGAAGTCCCTTTCAAAGAGAAGTTTCAGATTTCTCTCCTAGTGATGGTCCTAGTCTAAAGAGACTTGACAAAGatgttcattttaatatgattttcaaaatattatagagaaaaatTTTGTTGTTAGAAAACTTAAAATGTTTTGTGGTTTTGATTTTCAGATATATCATTGTTGTGGAGCATGATCTAAGTGTATTAGATTATCTCTCTGACTTCATCTGCTGTTTGTATGGGGTGCCAAGTGCTTATGGTGTAGTCACTATGCCTTTTAGCGTAAGAGAAGGTAAGTTTCAAAAATTCCTTGTTTGTATCCAGTGATGTCTTCCATTAAGATAGAAAATATAAAGATTCTAGCATTATAACTATAGCTATTAGAAAACAGTTTTGTTATTCTTCATATTCTAACCcatttcctttgtgtgtgtggggggggtaatAACTCAGTAACATTTTTCACCTGAAATGAAATTGGTGAAAATTTATCTGTTAACAAAATTGACCTTTCATCAGATGGGTAAATGGCTTGATATTAAGGTTCTTAGTTTGAGAGGACAATAGAAAAAGATATCTTGACCTCAAATTCTCTTGTCTCTGTATAGTGTTTTTGTTTGGCTGAGTAGGTAAATGTGATATATAATTTCATACTTGCTTTTTGAATGATTTGGAAAATCacaaaatttaattttagtttccaggtaatttttttttaataaatacatcATAAGAGGCCAGTTACTACTCTTGGGTTCATTTTCTACCAGTATTCTTATTAATGCATAGCAGCCAGATCAGGCCTTAATTAAGCATTGGCTACAATAGACAagtatagagcatttttttcatcctttgaaCTGAGttctagcattctttttttttttttttttggtgaggcaattggggttaagtgacttgcccagggtcacacagctagtaagtgtgaactGAGTtctaatttaagaatttttgacAAATTAAACAGCTTTTCTGATACGTGGAAGAAGGCAAAGACATAGAACTCtatattcataaaatattagGAGGGACATTAAAGAATTCAGATTCTCAGTTTGGTATCACTGAAATAATTTGATTTCATTTAGAACTAACCTGGTTTAAAATTCAAAAGTTAATATACACAAAGAAAATATGCTTATCTGTTGATAAGGGTATTGTGTTTATTAACCATTTAAATTTCTGGTATTTGGATTAATGGTTATTCTTGGTATACAGTGGCAGTTATTAAAACTGTTAATTTATCAATAGTTTTATATGcatgttattttttctctttggtaaATAAAACATCTTTCACTTTTAAATTTAGCTAAAAATGGtctttaaaatattacatatttaaatatttaaactaCATATATAAAATCACTACTTTAAAATGCATGGCTTGTGTCCTCTTTTTCTTAATTAAGCTTGCCTCTGTGTGTGATgaatacacacacgcatatatacacaaacagtcatagatctatgattttatcagttgGATGTTCCTGTCATACATGCAGACCCATCCATTTCTCCCAAAATGACTCGAGTTTAATTTTGCTGAGTTATCATTTTGAATAGAGGCTGTGTTGTGTAGTGGAGAGTTATTtcatttagagtcttagagatgTGGGTTCAGACCCTTCCTCTGGtatctactgtgtgaccctgggcaagtcacttaacccatttatATGATGTATTATGAGCATTACACGTAGAAAGATTTCCCTTGCTCTTGAGTTCACCTCACAAGTCAGCACAAATCCTTAATGAATTTGTTCAGTACTAAACTAATTCCTTCTTAATGCCATCCCTACCTAATCATATCTAATTAGAAACTGAAAGCTACTGAAATGTTGATTGGCAGATgccttttcccaaattttatttaactttctgtttttaaaaaaaactaagattAGAAAATTCCCTCACTTTAAGACTACTTATCTAGTAATTCTAATAAGAATGTGAACAAAAAAATTAgtgttatttattctttatattatcTATATACTGGAAATTGATGCTCTCATAGTGATTTAGTCCTCTCAATCATGCAGAATTATCACCTATAATTTAAAAGGCTTTATAGCATTTTGATTTATTAGTTCACTCCTTTTATTGATAACTATTTTTCCCCAacaggtataaatattttcttagatGGTTATGTCCCTACGGAAAACTTACGATTCAGAGATGCATCACTGGTTTTTAAAGTGGCTGAGACAGCAAATGAAGAAGAAGTTAAAaagatgtgtatgtataaatatccaggaatgaagaaaaagatgGGCGAGTTTGAGCTCGCAATCATTGCTGGAGAATTCACAGACTCTGAAATCATGGTGATGCTAGGAGAAAATGGTAAGTGTTATAATTTATGATCatttagagtgtgtgtgtgtgtgtgtgtgtgtgtgtgtgtgtgtgtgcgcgcacacaaCAGGCTTATGCTTCTTAAAGTCTTCTAATAAGAAATACTCTTAATTGCTGGGTCAGAGGTATGTGGGCATGGGGGGTTGGCTTGATCTCATCACCTTGTTTTGGCTACACATTTTTTGTGACGGTGTAACTTCTCACGTAACATCTTTGTCACTGAACCCAGTTTCTATTCACGTTTAAGAAAGAAACctcttcattaaaaagaaaatacttttcctGAGCTGAGTTTTCTGTGTATAAATTGATAGGGAAGTTATTCATCTTGGATACTGACTAGGAAATTATGGATAAATTGGTTGTTCAGAGGCAACCCAGCTTAAAAAAACTCCATGTTCATCTCCATTTGGAGCATTCCTTATGTGAAATTCAGGTGAGTCTACCACTGTAGACAGTTTTATTGACAACATTTATAGCATTAGATTGCCATTTTGAGAGGGGAGCTATGAAATTAATTGGCTGACAGACATGTTTTCTATTGCCTTTATGATTGGGGGGGAAAAAGCACAGACTTTTTAAATGTATCTTACAATTTCCCAAAAAATCAAATTTCTCTTGTTGCAAAAGAAATTTAGTACACTTATTTAAAAGCTCCACTTAATGTAGGTATTTGGATTCCTATCAAAGGAATTATAATGTTATTAAATAGTTATTAAATTAcagaaaatggaagtgaatttttATGAAGATGACAGTTTATTCCCTGCATGAAAATCCTGAAGAAATAGTCCTGAGAAAACTAGAAGTTTATAGTAGATATTTTTAAACTCATATTTTGGTCTGAAACAATCAAAGCTCAACCTGTGGTGTTCCCAATTagattaaaatgttttgtaatcagGATTGAAATTCAGTGGTTCTTTCTGACAATGGAGAACAGTACAAAtttaagtgtatttttttttctgtaacccACAAACCCTATACATGTCTGTATATGttgcctattttaaaaaattaccaaatGTCTGACTTGAAATGCCCAATGTAAATTTATTAGTAATTCACTAAAAACTTATTTGTCATAAAATTCCTATTTACATGTTATATTATCTTCCTCGCTTTCATTTTTGCCAGGTACTGGTAAAACTACATTCATCAGAATGCTTGCTGGCCGACTTAAACCAGATGAAGGAGGTAATGTTtaaatcttttccatttatcCCAATTTCAAAATTGGTCAACAGGACCGTTTTTATTACTTACTTTCTCTATTTTAGGAGAGGTACCAGTTCTAAATGTCAGCTATAAGCCACAGAAGATCAGTCCCAAATCAACAGtgagttattttttttgttttctgatgaTTAGAGAAAATCATTAGGGATATTAATCTTACTTACagatttgtgttttcttggccaTTTTGAGTTAAATAGactttaaatgtatatttttctttacGATTAAAACAGGGAAGTGTACGCCAGTTACTACATGAGAAGATACGAGATGCTTATACTCACCCACAATTTGTCACTGATGTAATGAAGCCTCTGCAGATTGAAAACATCATAGATCAAGAGGTACTGAGCCCtgaagctgttttgttttttgtttttgtttttttatactcATGTTGCCACATTTACTAAACTCTCCACATAGGTGCAGACATTATCTGGCGGTGAGTTACAGCGAGTTGCTTTAGCTCTTTGTCTGGGCAAACCTGCTGATGTCTATTTAATTGATGAACCGTCTGCATATCTGGATTCTGAACAGCGTCTAATGGCAGCCAGAGTTGTCAAACGGTAAATTGTCTTGCCCATTAGAGTGTGATTTGCGGGTATGTGTACTCATCCacaaaagtgcttaataaaacttTGAATATGCTTCGTTGGTGCCTCTTCTGAAGCCATGTTgaaaaaatttcaatttttttttgttttagtttcatTCTCCATGCAAAAAAGACAGCCTTTGTGGTAGAGCATGACTTTATCATGGCCACCTACCTAGCGGATCGGGTTATTGTTTTTGATGGAATTCCATCTAAGAACACACTTGCAAACAGGTAAAGTGTTGGACGCTTATGAGTTAAGTTATTGTAAATATGAGTGGATGACTAATACTAACACCTTCCCAGAAATTGATAAAGCGTATCAGTCCTGCGGGGTCTCTGAATTTGATTAGTTGGTCATTCGTTAAAATAATGGAGGTGCTTGGGCACATCTAGAAATGCCAGGTTTTACCAGTGTAAGATCAAATCAGCCCAGTTAAAATTCTAGAGTTGTGGGCCTAGAAAAGACCATTTTGCAAACCCCGAGGTCTGTTTTTACAGACCCGGAGTTACATGAGTTTGCAGAGTGAGTTGTTGATATAGCTAGGTCTCTTAACTTCTAGTTGAATATTCTAGTGTCAACCAGGATCAAGTTTCAGCTATGCTCATCCCTATCTTTGCAATTCCTGTTCAGCTTAATGAAAGTTCAGAAAAGTCATTTGTAGGAGCTAAGTTCAAGAAATGGGTTTTCTTACAAGGAAACAAATatgttaaaattaaaacaatttacatAGTACCTATTAAATTTCTAAAGGGTTTTACTTTAAAGTTGACTAAATTAAAACATGAAAAACCACCATGTTGGCAGGGATAATAGAAAACTGTTTTGTTATTAACCAGGTTAATAATTCTATTACCTTTTTTCTATCATATTGTCTTTTTCTCCTAAAACAAATTGTTGAATTTGAAGCTCTGACATCTCTTATTtgaaatactttaataataaaagtagttGCATCTTATATGTCTATATCTTGATGAACAACACAGGTCatgattatattaaataataaatgattatatcagttgaaaaatatatataaatttgccATTCGGCCGTGACTTTAGCATATATTCTCAGTTTTTTTGAACCTCAAAGATGCAGTTGTATTTCAGTAAAAGTCAATATTTAGGCATCTTCATGCGTGTAAAATTTtgtcatgaattttttttccccagtcctCAAACCCTTTTGGCCGGTATGAATAAATTTTTGTCTCAGCTTGAAATCACTTTCAGAAGAGATCCAAACAACTATAGGCCAAGAATAAATAAACTTAATTCAATCAAGGTATGTGGGAACGTTGTCTTGGAGgggtaattatatataattatctttGAGCTCTTAATACTTAGaattaaatggggggaaaaatttAAACCCAACAAAATTAtctactttctttaaaaaaaaattactgcccCTTGAAGCACTTTAGTTCAACTCTATCATTTATATCATTAGGCATTGAGCCTTTTATGTATGTCTCCATCCACTTCCCTATTAAGGATAGGATTATAGTTTCAGGTTCCATTTGGGAAAACTTATTGAATGAATGCACCATGGCAAATATATGAACATTACTGGGAAAATACATAGTCATTATGGAACTTACTGAAAAGATGATACAGGATGAAAGGAAGGGCAATAGAAGTCCTGATACTTGGTGTTTGATTTTGAGCTTCTTGGAAGATGGTGGCTTGTCTTTAGATCCATCATGCTTAGCATCACTGTCTTGTACATTTGATCAGTAACTATGTTGAATTAATGTGTAGTGTAAAACTTAATGAAGGCATATACAAATCAGTCAAAAAGGCAAAGTGATGaccagttttttaaaatattacataacattttcttttaaagaccTAGGCAGAGGGTGGGATTGTACAGTGTAGTTGGGAGGGACCAGAGGACACAACTGGAGAGAGATTCCCAGAGAGAAAAGTTCCATCTAAGTCTATAAGCCATAAACATCCCCATGAGAAGAGTTCATCTACAAGTGTTGGTGGGGGGATAGGTTTCATGAAGTACAAGACATAAAATtgattcttgtttttctttttccgaTAGGATGTTGAACAAAAGAAGAGTGGAAACTACTTTTTCCTGGATGATTAAGCTGACTAAGAATATTGATAATACATTTCTACAACTAAATATAATTAGAATTTTTGGTGTATAAAACTTTAATCAGGTTTTAGAATGCCCCACATAATCTGGAGTTTGAAATATGATTTACTTTATCTAACATCAGAAACTAGTAGAGTTGTATATTATTAGACTCTAAACATCAGACACTACCACTTTTCTGTACTCATTGACAAAGCCATTCTTTGTGTTGTAATGTGCTAAGATGAAGACATTTCAAGTTATATGCATTACCTCCAGATTTTCAAAACTTATGGGGAGATTTTCAATATATGTGTAATTTATTCATGTACCAAATGCTGACCAGTGtttccaattttaaaaatctttaagaaCTGTTTTCTGTACAATATGGTTTACCCACGTGTGTCAAAATATAGAAGCTgctcttattttaaaaagccaGTCAAAGACTCTTAAGGTGAGGATTTGATAAATAAACATCCATCAGAAGTAGAGAGTATGTCTTGTCTTCACTGAATACAGTTAATATGCCTTTATAAATTCCAGGAAAGAATATTCTAGGGGGGAAATAGGTCAGTTTATCAACCCAGACATTGTTTACTAAAACTTTTCTGGTGAGGCTTTTATAATTTGATTTATATTGATCCAAAAACCCTGCAAAACAACAATCATTCTGAATCCAAAGATCAAATACACACTCCTGAATAATAGATGCCatctaataatttaatttttttaagactgAATTCATATGTTGCAAGTCCATGACACATAACTTTAGCTGGGCTTTGTTGCTTGACACTTCTGTACATTTATCAATGGTGTAACTTTTATCTCAGCAACTTTGCTTCACTTGTGCTGCCTACAATACTTCTGTGCCCAGAATCATAATAGATGACCCAGCTTTCCATTTCAGTAAGAAATAGAGGTCCTTTCCTATGAATTTTCTTAGatacccccccccatctctcacTTCAAAAACTCCACCCTCTTAACCTCCTCCAGAACTTTTGTCACCTTTTCTCtagtatatatatattgggggggggggggtaagtgacttgcccagggtcacacagctagtaagtgttaagtgtctgaggcgggatttgaactcaggtactcctgactctagggccggtgctctatccactgcgccacctagctgcccttttagtATGTTTTTAAAAGGCCTTCATCCACCTAGCCTACTTGCCTACCATTCTGTCTTCTCCATTTCACTCTTGACCACAAGATTTATTTGATGTTTTCATTACTTTTGCtagacttttttccctttttaaaattctgttaaataaatgaataaaaagcatttattaagctgtaACTAAATGCCTGGTAGTTTGCTAAGTACTTGGGAGGGCCCTGCCCCCAaaaaccttacattctaatgggggagaaaacagcAGTGATAACTGGAGCGTGTTTTAGTCTAGGAAATCCAATATAATGAGTGGAGGCATAAGATAACTGAAATGCCTGTAAGCCCCTTATAACCTGGGCTTCTAGTCTCCTAAACTTTCCTTTAAGGTTGCCAATGACCTGATGACCAAATTAAATTGCATTTCTTAAGTTCTTACCCTTTGAAGTTTGATACTGTTTGCTGATGAGGTAGAGCTACTCTTCAGAGGTGCCCCATATTcctgtttttttaattgttcatctCTTGGCTTCTCACCCTCTTCCCAACCTCTTATTTGGGTATTTGAAAGGTTTGTGCTTGGCCCTCTCCTGGGCAGTCTCTCTGTGATAGTGTGGTACCCTGAGAAGAGCCCTAAATTTGTGGTTAATGGAACTGAAGTCCATTCCCAACTCTACACCCACCTATCAGATGTGGTCCTAGATAATGttacttcccctttctgggcttcatttttcccagctgtaaaatgagagtggaaATAACATGTTGCAGATGTCCCAACTCTTCTGAACTCCAAATCGGCAATTCCAGCTTCAGTTAGGACCTCACCACCTCAGATTCCAGGGTCCAAAATGTAGCCTAATACTTTTTTTCAAGCCTTGTTCTTCTTTCTATTAATGTTTATTCAACCACTGTTCTCATTTCCGTATCTGAAATTCATCCCTTCTCAATTACAATAGTGTAATGTTGCTTGGACTTTAATACAGTAGACTTCCAACCTCCATCCTGTTATTGTCAAGATGATCTTTCTTAGGAATACAGCTGGTCATATAATTGCACAAAAATATTAAGCAGCTTATTGCCTCCTGAATAAAGTTCAAACTTCTGTCCAGCTTTAAAAGCCCAAGAATTTGGCACCACCGtaacctttccagatttatttccaCAACCTCTACTCCTTTAACATGCCTTGGACTCAATAGGCTCTTATCTCTTCCCTCCAGATGCCTTAGAAATTCTTTAAAAGCCAACTCAAAATCCctttataattgtttttaaaatctttcacacTTCACACAGCACTCTCTTTAAATTCTATTAAATTTATCAAATAGAGCTCTGTATTCTAGC from Dromiciops gliroides isolate mDroGli1 chromosome 6, mDroGli1.pri, whole genome shotgun sequence encodes the following:
- the ABCE1 gene encoding ATP-binding cassette sub-family E member 1, with protein sequence MADKLTRIAIVNHDKCKPKKCRQECKKSCPVVRMGKLCIEVTPQSKIAWISETLCIGCGICIKKCPFGALSIVNLPSNLEKETTHRYCANAFKLHRLPIPRPGEVLGLVGTNGIGKSTALKILAGKQKPNLGKYDDPPDWQEILTYFRGSELQNYFTKILEDDLKAIIKPQYVDQIPKAAKGTVGSILDRKDETKTQAIVCQQLDLTHLKERNVEDLSGGELQRFACAVVCIQKADIFMFDEPSSYLDVKQRLKAAITIRSLINPDRYIIVVEHDLSVLDYLSDFICCLYGVPSAYGVVTMPFSVREGINIFLDGYVPTENLRFRDASLVFKVAETANEEEVKKMCMYKYPGMKKKMGEFELAIIAGEFTDSEIMVMLGENGTGKTTFIRMLAGRLKPDEGGEVPVLNVSYKPQKISPKSTGSVRQLLHEKIRDAYTHPQFVTDVMKPLQIENIIDQEVQTLSGGELQRVALALCLGKPADVYLIDEPSAYLDSEQRLMAARVVKRFILHAKKTAFVVEHDFIMATYLADRVIVFDGIPSKNTLANSPQTLLAGMNKFLSQLEITFRRDPNNYRPRINKLNSIKDVEQKKSGNYFFLDD